The genomic region GCGAAGCCCTGACGATGGTCCGTACCGGCGAAATCCGCGACGGCAAGACGATCATGCTGCTGCAACACCTGGCCCTTTCTAAAAACTGAACCACTGGCGAACCGCTTCCTTGGAAGAAGTCCGTTCCAGCTTCCGCTCCAGCGTGTCCGGAATTTTGGGGAAGAAATTGATGCCCGTCAGCTTTTCGATCTGGTCCACGGGCACCACAAAGTTCTTCAGCGAAAGGTCGGAGCCCTCATTGTTGAGCAGAAAGCCGATCATGCGGATTTCCGGGTTCCGGCAATACAGGATCACTTTGTAGTACTGCTCGGGCACAGCAACTTTGTTTTTCCGGCCAATCGTCGGCAGACCGGGTTTCAGCACGGGGCCGGTCACCACGTACAGTCCTTTGTCCCGCACGGCCCAGGCCCGGACCTGCTCTTCCAGTTCTTTCCAGATGCCCCGGTTGAAATCGGGTTTCTGCGGACTCATGTTGCTCATGTAAAACGACTCCTGGGTCAGGCGCTGCGAGAACTTGAAATCTCCGGCCGGAGCCAGGTGGCCACGGTCGTAGCCCGAACGACTGTAATCGGAAGGCAGGGCGGTGCGGGTTTTGACAAGCGGGTCGGGCTTGAACTGTTCCTTGTCGCGATCGGCCTCGCCGAAAACGTCCGTTGCCAGCAGCGGATATGCCACCCAGTCGGCCTGCTCGAACGCCTCGCGGTAGCGCAGCGTGTAGCCGTCGTGCCGGATGATGTCGTCGGACGTCTTCATGGCGGGCAGGATGAAATCCACCTCTTTCTCGAAGTCGAACCGGGCTCCCGGCTGCGTTTCCATCCGGTTGCCGTCGCTGCCCGAAGCGGTGGCCTCCTCGTCACTGCCCTCGGGTTCGGGGGTTCGGTACGGACTTTCCAGCCGGCCGGCGCTCCGCTCCGACCGCAGGCCGACGAGGCCTTTCAGATCGTTCCAGAAAGCCACTACGGGCTTGGTTTCCCCGCCATAGTGCAGAAACAGCCCGATCAGGAAAAAGACGAGCAACAGCACCAGGGTATTGCCGCGCAGCCGGAAGCCACTGCGGTAGTAGCCCGGGAGGAACGGCAGGCCGGAATTTCTTTTCCGGGAACGGTAGGTAGGACGAAAAAACATAGTTTGGCTGAATTGGGCTGCAATATTACGAACTTAGCGGTGGAATTCTGACGTTCTACTGTACCCACGGCCGTTGAACCGTGGCAATCCAAAATGGGCCACGCCCGAGAGTACCCATATGTCCTTACAATTAGTCGTGATCGGTGGCGGGGCCGCCGGTTTTTTTGGGGCCATTACTGCCGCCGAGCAATATCCTGATGCTCAGGTTACGATTCTGGAGAAGAGCCGGAATGTGTTGAGTAAGGTCCGGGTTTCGGGCGGGGGACGCTGCAATGTCACCCACGCCTGCTTCGACCATCGTAAATTAGTAAAAAATTACCCACGCGGGGAAGCGTTCCTGCGCGCCCTGCTCAAACGGTTCGATACGCAATCGACCATCGACTGGTTTGAGCGGCGAAACGTGCGGCTGAAGACCGAAGCAGACGGACGGATGTTTCCGGTTACGGATTCGTCCGAAACCATCATCGACTGCCTCCTGCGGGAAGCCCGGCGGCTGAACATCCGCATCCAGACCAGCTGCGGCGTTCAGGCCCTGCAACGGGATGGCGACGGCTGGCTCCTGCACCTTCAGGACGGGGCCACCCTCCGTGCCGACCGCGTGCTGATGGCTGTCGGCGGTTATCCGCAGGCGCCCTCCTACCACTGGATGCCGGGCCTCGACAACGGCTCGCTGGTGGCGCCGGTGCCTTCGCTTTTTACGTTCAATACGCCGCAGAATCCGCTGCTGGCGCTGGCGGGGGTGTCGGTGCCCGATGCGCTGCTCAGGATTGCGGGCACGAAACACGAATACCGGGGACCGATCCTGATTACCCACTGGGGCTTCAGCGGTCCGGCCGTGCTGAAGCTGTCGGCCTGGGGTGCGCGGGATCTGGCCGAGCGGCAGTACCAGTTTACGTTCCGGGTGAACTGGCTTCCCGCGCTGAACGAAAATGAGCTCCGCGGGCAGATTCAGGCGTTCCGGCAGGCCCATCAGAAAAAAGGCGTGACGACCCAGGCGCTTTTCGGGCTGCCGTCGAGACTCTGGACGGCGCTTGTTCAGGAGGCGGGCGGCACGGAAGGCATTCGCTGGGGCGAGTTTCCGGCCAAGGCGCAGAACCGGCTTATCAACCTGCTCAGCAACAGCGAATTTCCGGTTTCGGGAAAGAGCACTTTCAAGGAAGAATTCGTCACCTGCGGCGGCGTGTCTCTGGCGTCCCTCAATCCCGACACGCTGGAAAGCAAGACGCATCCCGGCCTGTTCTTCGCCGGCGAAGTCCTCGACGTAGACGGCATTACGGGCGGATTCAACTTTCAGAATGCCTGGACAACGGGTTATGTGGCCGGGCAGCAACTGGGTCGCTGAGCGGGTCCGCACCCGACCGAACCACTCACATAACCAACTAATAATCAAACGCATGCACCTATTAGGCATCGTCAATTTGCTTGACAATGCCGGTGGGGTCTTATAGCTTTGAGGAATTGCACACCTGAAACGGGGCTTTCTTAACCCGGTGAGTTTTAGACAACTCATGCT from Tellurirhabdus rosea harbors:
- a CDS encoding DNA/RNA non-specific endonuclease; the protein is MFFRPTYRSRKRNSGLPFLPGYYRSGFRLRGNTLVLLLVFFLIGLFLHYGGETKPVVAFWNDLKGLVGLRSERSAGRLESPYRTPEPEGSDEEATASGSDGNRMETQPGARFDFEKEVDFILPAMKTSDDIIRHDGYTLRYREAFEQADWVAYPLLATDVFGEADRDKEQFKPDPLVKTRTALPSDYSRSGYDRGHLAPAGDFKFSQRLTQESFYMSNMSPQKPDFNRGIWKELEEQVRAWAVRDKGLYVVTGPVLKPGLPTIGRKNKVAVPEQYYKVILYCRNPEIRMIGFLLNNEGSDLSLKNFVVPVDQIEKLTGINFFPKIPDTLERKLERTSSKEAVRQWFSF
- a CDS encoding BaiN/RdsA family NAD(P)/FAD-dependent oxidoreductase, encoding MSLQLVVIGGGAAGFFGAITAAEQYPDAQVTILEKSRNVLSKVRVSGGGRCNVTHACFDHRKLVKNYPRGEAFLRALLKRFDTQSTIDWFERRNVRLKTEADGRMFPVTDSSETIIDCLLREARRLNIRIQTSCGVQALQRDGDGWLLHLQDGATLRADRVLMAVGGYPQAPSYHWMPGLDNGSLVAPVPSLFTFNTPQNPLLALAGVSVPDALLRIAGTKHEYRGPILITHWGFSGPAVLKLSAWGARDLAERQYQFTFRVNWLPALNENELRGQIQAFRQAHQKKGVTTQALFGLPSRLWTALVQEAGGTEGIRWGEFPAKAQNRLINLLSNSEFPVSGKSTFKEEFVTCGGVSLASLNPDTLESKTHPGLFFAGEVLDVDGITGGFNFQNAWTTGYVAGQQLGR